From a single Streptomyces liliifuscus genomic region:
- a CDS encoding DUF6082 family protein, with the protein MVTQSGKQRLSSAVTAGLAFAAGALAALAAQQRRYEELRLRVAEVERSDRQAMLTEQQRLQFYLLSRAMEDPDLAAVYSNVQVDSPTQRRQYLFANALYTNALLAYRVGVVNWEELHGHLRMICLNPIFRDYWEAHRPHRASLEDNSEEARVGRMVDVLIRDLDEADTEEWWVVGEPPLE; encoded by the coding sequence ATGGTCACACAATCTGGGAAGCAAAGGCTGAGCTCCGCGGTCACAGCGGGGCTCGCGTTTGCAGCGGGGGCACTCGCAGCGCTGGCCGCCCAGCAACGCCGGTACGAGGAACTGCGGCTGCGGGTCGCGGAAGTCGAGCGGAGTGACAGGCAGGCCATGCTGACCGAGCAGCAGCGTCTGCAGTTCTACCTGCTGAGCAGGGCGATGGAGGACCCCGATCTGGCCGCCGTCTACAGCAACGTCCAGGTGGACTCACCCACACAGCGGCGCCAGTACCTCTTCGCCAACGCGCTCTACACCAACGCCCTGCTTGCCTACCGCGTCGGCGTCGTCAACTGGGAGGAGTTGCACGGCCACCTTCGCATGATCTGCCTCAACCCCATTTTTCGGGACTACTGGGAGGCGCACCGACCCCATCGGGCCAGCCTTGAGGACAACTCAGAGGAGGCCAGGGTCGGCCGAATGGTGGACGTCCTGATCCGCGATTTGGACGAGGCGGACACCGAAGAGTGGTGGGTGGTGGGCGAACCGCCGCTGGAATAG
- a CDS encoding M23 family metallopeptidase encodes MAFTRATGKHRRPSRMKRTTNRTVGVAALATTGVVGTLAAPALAAESPAEQTLTQAITIGDSVADQIDAQAAAQQQAADETAAREKAEAAAKERAKEAAEKAKKEREVKARAARAAERERLLKSYTAPISGSYVSTGYKAGGAVWSSGSHTGIDFHAASGTAVHAVGAGTVVEAGWGGAYGNQVVIKMNDGTYTQYGHMSFLGVSVGQTVTPGQQIGLSGATGNVTGAHLHFEARTSAEYGSDIDPLGYLRQHGVNV; translated from the coding sequence ATGGCGTTCACCCGCGCCACCGGGAAGCACCGTCGTCCCAGCCGCATGAAGCGCACGACCAACCGGACCGTCGGCGTCGCCGCACTCGCCACCACCGGTGTCGTCGGCACCCTGGCTGCTCCCGCACTCGCCGCCGAGAGCCCCGCAGAGCAGACCCTGACCCAGGCGATCACCATCGGCGACTCGGTCGCCGACCAGATCGACGCACAGGCCGCCGCCCAGCAGCAGGCCGCCGACGAGACCGCCGCCCGCGAGAAGGCCGAGGCCGCCGCCAAGGAGCGTGCCAAGGAAGCCGCGGAGAAGGCCAAGAAGGAGCGCGAGGTCAAGGCCCGCGCCGCCCGCGCGGCCGAGCGCGAGCGGCTGCTGAAGTCGTACACCGCGCCCATCTCCGGTTCGTACGTCTCCACCGGCTACAAGGCCGGCGGCGCCGTCTGGTCCTCCGGCAGCCACACCGGCATCGACTTCCACGCCGCCAGCGGCACCGCCGTGCACGCGGTGGGCGCCGGCACCGTCGTGGAGGCCGGCTGGGGCGGTGCGTACGGCAACCAGGTCGTCATCAAGATGAACGACGGCACCTACACCCAGTACGGGCACATGTCGTTCCTCGGTGTCTCGGTCGGTCAGACGGTCACGCCCGGCCAGCAGATAGGCCTCTCCGGGGCGACCGGCAACGTCACCGGGGCGCACCTGCACTTCGAGGCGCGGACGAGCGCGGAGTACGGCTCGGACATCGACCCGCTCGGGTACCTGCGCCAGCACGGCGTGAACGTCTGA
- a CDS encoding CobW family GTP-binding protein — translation MSQASPQQIPVVVLAGFLGSGKTTLLNHLLHRSGGSRIGAIVNDFGAIEIDAMAVAGALGDSTVSLGNGCLCCAVDASELDVFLDRLTRPSARIDVIVIEASGLAEPQELVKMLLASENPRIVYGGLVEVVDAAEFDATRQKHPEIDRHLAIADLVVVNKADRATDPDRVIGLVRSLTDRAAAVVSASYGRIDPEFLFDRRPTEERIGQLSFDDLNRLDDLHRHEEGEGEGEQDGSPQCHGSHDHPDRHDDPDRHGHHGHHSHLHSAYESVSFTSEVPLSPRRLMDFLDSKPEGLYRIKGYVDFGPADPRNRYAVHAVGRFLRFYPEPWAPGERLSQLVLIGSGIDALALGKELEACKEDAPHADEHSMWGVLRYVQEREGAQEAEAAQGPDGRDRGADLPGAYDV, via the coding sequence TTGAGTCAGGCGAGCCCCCAGCAGATCCCGGTCGTCGTCCTCGCCGGCTTCCTGGGCTCCGGCAAGACCACCCTGCTCAACCATCTCCTGCACCGCAGCGGAGGCAGTCGTATCGGGGCGATCGTCAATGACTTCGGCGCCATCGAGATCGACGCGATGGCCGTGGCCGGGGCACTCGGCGACTCCACCGTCTCCCTGGGGAACGGGTGTCTGTGCTGCGCCGTGGACGCCAGCGAGCTCGACGTCTTCCTGGACCGGCTCACTCGACCCTCCGCCCGGATCGACGTCATCGTCATCGAGGCGAGCGGGCTGGCCGAGCCCCAGGAGCTGGTCAAGATGCTCCTGGCCAGCGAGAACCCGCGCATCGTCTACGGCGGGCTCGTGGAGGTCGTCGACGCCGCGGAGTTCGACGCGACCCGCCAGAAGCATCCCGAGATCGACCGGCACCTCGCCATCGCCGATCTGGTCGTCGTCAACAAGGCGGACCGCGCGACGGATCCCGACCGTGTGATCGGCCTCGTCCGGTCCCTCACCGACCGCGCCGCCGCCGTCGTGTCCGCCTCGTACGGGCGGATCGACCCCGAGTTCCTCTTCGACCGCAGGCCCACGGAGGAGCGCATCGGGCAGCTCTCCTTCGACGACCTGAACCGGCTCGACGACCTGCACCGGCACGAGGAGGGCGAGGGCGAGGGCGAGCAGGATGGGTCTCCCCAGTGCCATGGCTCCCACGACCATCCCGACCGCCACGACGACCCCGATCGCCACGGCCATCACGGCCATCACAGCCATCTGCACTCCGCCTACGAGTCCGTCTCCTTCACCTCCGAAGTGCCCCTCAGTCCCAGGCGGTTGATGGACTTCCTCGACAGCAAGCCCGAGGGTCTCTACCGCATCAAGGGGTACGTCGACTTCGGCCCCGCCGACCCCCGCAACCGGTACGCCGTGCACGCCGTCGGTCGTTTCCTGCGCTTCTACCCGGAGCCCTGGGCCCCGGGCGAGCGCCTCAGCCAGCTCGTCCTCATCGGCTCGGGCATCGACGCCCTCGCCCTCGGCAAGGAGCTGGAGGCGTGCAAAGAGGACGCCCCACACGCCGACGAGCACAGCATGTGGGGCGTCCTCCGCTACGTACAGGAGCGGGAGGGGGCGCAGGAGGCGGAGGCGGCGCAGGGCCCGGACGGTCGGGACCGAGGCGCCGACCTGCCGGGTGCCTACGACGTCTAG
- a CDS encoding M16 family metallopeptidase, with product MPMGHTATAEAGSGGLTATEHRLANGLRVVLSEDHLTPVAAVCLWYDVGSRHEVKGRTGLAHLFEHLMFQGSGQVKGNGHFELVQGAGGSLNGTTSFERTNYFETMPTHQLELALWLEADRMGSLLAALDDESMENQRDVVKNERRQRYDNVPYGTAFEKLTALAYPEGHPYHHTPIGSMADLDAATLEDARAFFRTYYAPNNAVLSIVGDIDPEQTLAWVEKYFGSIAGHDGKPAPRDGALPETIGEQLREVVEEEVPARALMAAYRLPEDGTRACDAADLALTVLGGGESSRLYNRLVRRDRTAVAAGFGLLRLAGAPSLGWLDVKTSGDVEVPVIETAVDEELARFAEEGPTAEEMERAQAQLEREWLDRLGTVAGRADELCRYAVLFGDPQLALTAVQRVLDVTAEEVQEVAKARLRPDNRAVLVYEPTVAEEAQETDAADDTDEEAAK from the coding sequence ATGCCCATGGGTCACACGGCCACAGCTGAGGCCGGTTCCGGCGGCCTGACAGCGACCGAGCACCGCCTGGCCAACGGCCTGCGTGTGGTGCTCTCCGAGGACCACCTGACCCCGGTCGCGGCGGTGTGCCTCTGGTACGACGTCGGTTCGCGCCACGAGGTCAAGGGCCGCACCGGACTTGCCCACCTCTTCGAGCACCTGATGTTCCAGGGCTCGGGTCAGGTGAAGGGCAACGGTCACTTCGAACTGGTGCAGGGGGCGGGCGGTTCGCTCAACGGCACGACCAGTTTCGAGCGCACCAACTACTTCGAGACCATGCCCACGCACCAGCTGGAGCTCGCCCTCTGGCTGGAGGCCGACCGCATGGGCTCGCTGCTCGCCGCGCTCGACGACGAGTCCATGGAGAACCAGCGGGACGTCGTCAAGAACGAGCGCCGGCAGCGTTACGACAACGTCCCCTATGGCACCGCTTTCGAGAAGCTGACCGCCCTCGCCTACCCGGAGGGCCACCCTTACCACCACACCCCCATCGGGTCGATGGCGGACCTGGACGCGGCCACGCTGGAGGACGCGCGCGCGTTCTTCCGCACCTACTACGCGCCCAACAACGCCGTTCTCTCGATCGTCGGAGACATCGACCCGGAGCAGACGCTCGCCTGGGTCGAGAAGTACTTCGGCTCGATCGCGGGCCACGACGGAAAGCCCGCCCCGCGCGACGGCGCGCTGCCCGAGACCATCGGCGAGCAGCTGCGCGAGGTCGTCGAGGAGGAGGTCCCGGCCCGCGCGCTGATGGCCGCCTACCGGCTTCCGGAGGACGGCACGCGCGCGTGCGACGCGGCGGACCTGGCCCTGACCGTGCTCGGCGGCGGCGAGTCGTCCCGGCTCTACAACCGGCTCGTACGCCGCGACCGCACCGCCGTCGCGGCCGGGTTCGGCCTGCTGCGCCTCGCGGGAGCACCCTCCCTGGGGTGGCTCGACGTGAAGACGTCCGGCGACGTCGAGGTGCCGGTGATCGAGACCGCCGTCGACGAGGAGCTCGCCCGGTTCGCCGAGGAGGGCCCCACCGCCGAGGAAATGGAGCGCGCCCAGGCCCAGTTGGAGCGCGAGTGGCTGGACCGCCTCGGCACGGTCGCGGGCCGCGCCGACGAACTGTGCCGGTACGCGGTGCTGTTCGGCGACCCGCAGCTCGCCCTGACGGCCGTCCAGCGCGTTCTCGACGTCACGGCCGAGGAGGTCCAGGAGGTCGCCAAGGCCCGCCTGCGCCCCGACAACCGCGCGGTGCTGGTCTACGAGCCGACCGTCGCCGAAGAGGCCCAAGAGACCGACGCCGCTGACGACACCGACGAGGAGGCGGCCAAGTGA
- a CDS encoding M16 family metallopeptidase → MTELATMEFHPQPQAGEARPWAFPAPERGALDNGLTLLRCHRPGQQVVAVEILLAAPLEAEPKGLDGIATIMARAFTEGTDKHSAEEFAAELERCGATLDAHADHPGVRISLEVPVSRLPKALGLLADALRAPAFEDSEIERLVRNRLDEIPHETANPARRAAKELSRQLFPATSRMSRPRQGTEETVTSIDSAGVRAFYEKHVRPATATAVVVGDLTGVDLDALLGDTLGAWTGSQAEARPIPPVTADDTGRVIIVDRPGAVQTQLLIGRVGADRHDRVWPAQVLGTYCLGGTLTSRLDRVLREEKGYTYGVRAFGQVLRSAPDGTGAAMLAISGSVDTPNTGPALDDLWKVLRTLAAEGLTDAERDIAVQNLVGVAPLKYETAAAVAGTLADQVEQYLPDDFQATLYQQLAATGTVEATAAAVSAFPVDRLVTVLVGDAAQIEEPVRALGIGEVSVVTAE, encoded by the coding sequence GTGACCGAGCTCGCCACGATGGAATTCCACCCGCAGCCCCAGGCCGGCGAGGCCAGGCCCTGGGCCTTCCCGGCCCCCGAGCGCGGCGCGCTCGACAACGGCCTGACCCTGCTGCGCTGCCACCGCCCCGGCCAGCAGGTCGTCGCCGTCGAGATCCTCCTGGCGGCCCCGCTGGAGGCCGAGCCGAAGGGCCTGGACGGCATCGCCACGATCATGGCGCGTGCCTTCACCGAGGGAACCGACAAGCACTCCGCCGAGGAGTTCGCCGCCGAGCTGGAGCGCTGCGGCGCCACCCTCGACGCGCACGCCGACCACCCGGGCGTACGGATCAGCCTCGAAGTCCCCGTCTCCCGGCTCCCCAAGGCGCTCGGTCTGCTCGCCGACGCCCTCAGGGCACCCGCCTTCGAGGACAGCGAGATCGAGCGGCTGGTGCGCAACCGGCTCGACGAGATCCCGCACGAGACCGCCAACCCGGCCCGCCGCGCGGCCAAGGAGCTCTCCCGGCAGCTCTTCCCGGCGACCTCGCGCATGTCGCGCCCGCGCCAGGGCACCGAGGAGACGGTCACCTCGATCGACTCGGCGGGCGTCCGCGCCTTCTACGAGAAGCACGTACGCCCCGCCACCGCGACCGCCGTGGTGGTCGGCGACCTCACGGGCGTCGACCTCGACGCGCTGCTCGGGGACACGCTCGGCGCCTGGACGGGATCGCAGGCCGAGGCCCGCCCCATTCCGCCGGTGACCGCCGACGACACCGGCCGCGTGATCATCGTCGACCGTCCCGGAGCCGTCCAGACGCAGCTGCTCATCGGCCGCGTCGGCGCCGACCGGCACGACCGCGTGTGGCCCGCCCAGGTGCTCGGCACGTACTGCCTCGGCGGCACCCTCACCTCGCGCCTGGACCGCGTCCTGCGCGAGGAAAAGGGATACACCTACGGTGTGCGGGCGTTCGGCCAGGTGCTGCGCTCCGCGCCGGACGGGACGGGCGCCGCGATGCTCGCCATCAGCGGATCCGTGGACACCCCGAACACCGGCCCGGCGCTCGACGACCTCTGGAAGGTGCTGCGCACGCTCGCGGCCGAGGGACTCACCGACGCCGAGCGCGACATCGCCGTGCAGAACCTCGTGGGCGTGGCACCCCTGAAGTACGAGACGGCGGCCGCCGTCGCGGGCACTCTCGCCGACCAGGTCGAGCAGTACCTGCCGGACGACTTCCAGGCGACGCTGTACCAGCAGCTCGCCGCGACCGGCACCGTGGAGGCCACCGCGGCCGCCGTGAGCGCCTTCCCGGTGGACCGTCTGGTGACCGTCCTCGTCGGTGACGCCGCGCAGATCGAGGAGCCGGTCCGGGCCCTCGGAATCGGCGAAGTCAGCGTCGTGACGGCGGAGTAG
- a CDS encoding DNA gyrase/topoisomerase IV subunit A — MARRSTKTPPPDDFEERILDIDVVDEMQGSFLEYAYSVIYSRALPDARDGLKPVHRRIVYQMNEMGLRPDRGYVKCARVVGEVMGKLHPHGDASIYDALVRLAQPFSMRLPLVDGHGNFGSLGNDDPPAAMRYTEARMADATSLMTESIDENTVDFSPNYDGQEQEPSVLPAAYPNLLVNGSSGIAVGMATNMAPHNLGEVIAAARHLIRHPGADLETLMKHVPGPDLPTGGRIVGLTGIRDAYETGRGTFKIRATVSVENVTARRKGIVVTELPFTVGPEKVIAKIKDLVGSKKLQGIADVKDLTDRAHGLRLVIEVKNGFVPEAVLEQLYKLTPMEESFGINNVALVDGQPLTLGLKELLEVYLDHRFEVVRRRSEFRRTKKRDRLHLVEGLLVALLDIDEVIRLIRSSDNSAQAKQRLIEHFSLSEIQTQYILDTPLRRLTKFDRIELETERDRLNGEIDELTGILESDAELRKLVSSELAAVAKKFGTERRTVLLESAGSAATTVPLQVADDPCRVLLSSTKLLARTANGDPFGESEGKRAKHDLILSAVPATAQGEIGAVTSAGRLLRINVIDLPQLPDTTAAPNLSGGAPVSEFLTLEGDEDIVCLMTLDESSPGLALGTQQGVVKRVVPDYPSNKEELEVITLKDGDRIVGAAELRTGEEDLVFITDDAQLLRYQASQVRPQGRPAGGMTGIKLTDNTKVISFTAVDPAVDAVVFTVAGSRGTLDDSVQTTAKLTPFDQYPRKGRATGGVRCQRFLKGEDCLSLAWAGPAPARAAQKDGTPAELPEMDPRRDGSGVSLAKTVSVVAGPV, encoded by the coding sequence ATGGCCCGCCGCAGCACGAAGACCCCGCCGCCAGACGACTTCGAGGAGCGCATCCTCGACATCGACGTCGTCGACGAGATGCAGGGCTCCTTCCTCGAGTACGCGTACTCGGTCATCTACTCCCGAGCCCTGCCGGACGCCCGCGACGGCCTCAAGCCGGTGCATCGCCGCATCGTCTACCAGATGAACGAGATGGGCCTGCGTCCCGACCGCGGCTATGTGAAGTGCGCCCGCGTCGTCGGCGAGGTCATGGGTAAGCTCCACCCCCACGGCGACGCGTCGATCTACGACGCCCTGGTCCGCCTGGCCCAGCCCTTCTCCATGCGGTTGCCCCTGGTCGACGGCCACGGCAACTTCGGTTCGCTGGGCAACGACGACCCGCCTGCCGCCATGCGGTACACCGAGGCGCGGATGGCCGACGCGACGTCCCTGATGACGGAGTCGATCGACGAGAACACGGTCGACTTCTCCCCGAACTACGACGGCCAGGAGCAGGAGCCGTCGGTCCTCCCGGCCGCCTACCCGAACCTCCTGGTCAACGGCTCGTCGGGCATCGCGGTCGGCATGGCGACGAACATGGCGCCGCACAACCTCGGCGAGGTCATCGCCGCCGCCCGTCACCTGATCCGCCACCCCGGCGCCGATCTCGAGACGCTCATGAAGCACGTCCCGGGCCCCGACCTGCCCACGGGCGGCCGCATCGTCGGCCTCACCGGCATCAGGGACGCGTACGAGACGGGCCGCGGCACGTTCAAGATCCGCGCGACGGTGTCCGTGGAGAACGTGACAGCGCGCCGCAAGGGCATCGTCGTCACCGAGCTGCCGTTCACCGTCGGCCCGGAGAAGGTGATCGCCAAGATCAAGGACCTGGTCGGCTCGAAGAAGCTGCAGGGCATCGCGGACGTCAAGGACCTCACCGACCGTGCGCACGGCCTGCGTCTGGTCATCGAGGTCAAGAACGGCTTCGTGCCCGAGGCCGTCCTGGAGCAGCTCTACAAACTGACGCCGATGGAGGAGTCCTTCGGCATCAACAACGTGGCGCTGGTGGACGGCCAGCCGCTCACGCTGGGCCTCAAGGAACTCCTGGAGGTGTATCTCGACCACCGTTTCGAGGTCGTGCGCCGCCGCAGCGAGTTCCGCCGCACCAAGAAGCGCGACCGGCTGCACCTGGTCGAGGGCCTGCTCGTCGCCCTGCTGGACATCGACGAAGTCATCCGTCTCATCCGCTCCAGCGACAACTCCGCCCAGGCCAAGCAGCGCCTGATCGAGCACTTCTCGCTGAGCGAGATCCAGACGCAGTACATCCTGGACACGCCGCTGCGCCGGCTCACCAAGTTCGACCGCATCGAGCTGGAGACCGAGCGCGACCGGCTCAACGGCGAGATCGACGAGCTGACCGGCATCCTGGAGTCGGACGCCGAGCTGCGCAAGCTGGTGTCGTCCGAACTGGCCGCGGTGGCCAAGAAGTTCGGCACCGAGCGGCGTACGGTCCTGCTGGAGTCCGCCGGTTCCGCCGCCACGACCGTGCCGCTCCAGGTGGCCGACGACCCGTGCCGCGTGCTCCTGTCGTCGACGAAGCTCCTCGCGCGTACGGCCAACGGTGACCCCTTCGGGGAGAGCGAGGGCAAGCGCGCCAAGCACGACCTGATCCTCTCCGCCGTTCCGGCGACGGCACAGGGCGAGATCGGCGCGGTCACGTCCGCCGGCCGGCTGCTGCGGATCAACGTCATCGACCTCCCGCAGCTGCCCGACACCACGGCGGCGCCCAACCTCTCGGGAGGCGCGCCGGTCTCGGAGTTCCTGACCCTGGAGGGCGACGAGGACATCGTCTGTCTGATGACGCTCGACGAGTCGTCACCGGGGCTCGCCCTCGGCACACAGCAGGGTGTCGTCAAGCGCGTGGTGCCCGACTATCCCTCCAACAAGGAGGAGCTGGAGGTCATCACGCTCAAGGACGGTGACCGTATCGTCGGCGCGGCCGAGCTGCGCACGGGCGAGGAGGACCTGGTCTTCATCACCGACGACGCCCAGCTGCTGCGTTACCAGGCCTCCCAGGTCCGCCCCCAGGGCCGGCCCGCGGGCGGTATGACGGGCATCAAGCTCACGGACAACACCAAGGTGATCTCGTTCACGGCGGTGGACCCGGCCGTGGACGCGGTGGTGTTCACGGTGGCGGGCTCGCGCGGCACGCTGGACGACTCGGTCCAGACGACGGCCAAGCTGACGCCCTTCGACCAGTACCCGCGCAAGGGCCGCGCCACGGGTGGCGTGCGCTGCCAGCGGTTCCTGAAGGGCGAGGACTGCCTCAGCCTCGCGTGGGCAGGCCCCGCGCCGGCCCGGGCCGCGCAGAAGGACGGCACGCCCGCGGAGCTTCCCGAGATGGACCCGCGAAGGGACGGCTCGGGCGTCTCACTGGCGAAGACGGTTTCGGTGGTAGCCGGCCCGGTCTAG